The window AATCGAATTTACCAGTTTTTTGACTTCCGGTGAGGTTGCCGCCAGGTTGAAAATCTTGCGGTTGGCGTTTCTCAATGCGGCAATCTTGTCCTCAGACTCGAGAATCCGCTTCTCAGCCTGCTCGACCTCCTCGTAGAGTTCGATCAATTTCTGATCGCGCTCGAATTTGAGAAGATCTTTCTGCTTATCGATCAACAGGTACAATGACTGATAAAATGAATATTCCTGCTTGAGCAGTTCCAATAGCTTTTCTTCCAGATCGACTACCTGACTGTACTCCATGTTACACCTTTGTTGAAACTACTGTCTGCTTCCCGGAGGGCATGACATCCACCCGGGGAGAGCTCTGTTCTATGTTTTCCAGATCGAGATTCTGCCAGCCATCCTTGAGATTTTCCAAAATCACCAGCAGATCATCGATAATCTTAATATCCTTGGTTGAATTGACCACGTACATCTGGCCAATAATATAAGTGTACAGAGCGCCCAGGTTTTCGGCAACTTCCCCGCCCTGCTCGAAATCGAGGGTGGTATAGAGATGATAGATAATCCTGTGGGCGCGTTCGATCGAGTCCGAAAACGGATCGCCGGCCTGTTCCTTGAGAAGATTGCGTGCCTGATTGAGAAACTTAATTGCACCGTTGTAGAGCATTACTATCAGATCCCTCTGATTCATACCAGAAATTTCCATCTTCTGGTAACTTGAGAGAGCCTGTTTCATAAAAATCCCGCCTTTATTTACTTCCTCTGATCATATCCCAGTTCTTATTGACATTCGTCAATTGCGTCGATAAAAATGACCCGGTTGAATTCCATTTGTTGAGCGACTCTTCCAGAGCCTGGTACTGTCTCCAGAGACTTTCCTCGCGTATTTTCAGTCGTTCTTCCTCTTTTGCGATACGATCGTTGATAATATCGATCTGTGTCTGCAAGGCATCGGTTCGATTAGCAATCACGCCCTCGCCCTCGGCCGAGAACATATCCAGCATCTCTTCCATCTGGTTGGCCCAGCCGGTCACGAGGCTGATCGCCGCACTGTCGTTGCCATTTCTTATGTCGGAAGGTGTCAGGGTAACCTTGAGCGAAAGACCTTCGGCAAATTCACTGTTGCTCTTACCTCTCAGCATCTGCCCGCTTCCGGTGGCTTCTTCGCCGTTGATCGTGCCCTGGACATCATCTCCCCGGTAACGTTCACCGGTCGAGAGTCCGAGCAGATCCATGGCGCTGGCGCTGATGCCACCCATAGTTTCCACGCGTGAATTCGAACCGTATGAATTTGAGCTGATCTTCAGCCTGTTACCGGAAGCCTCGACCGTCACACCCAGATTACCTATCTTGGAATCATTGTCGATCTTGGTCTGGATTTCCTGGGCCAGTTCAGTCATGCTCGTATAGGTCTTCTGAGTCAGGGCGATCACGTCGGATTCAATCCCGTCGACGCGCAGTTTTATCTGGTAATTGCTGGAGTCGATCTCCAGCGGACTGCTGGCCGGATCGTTGATATTGTCGCCGTAGAGATAGCCCTGCGTGGCCGCCTGCGTGATCTTGACCGAAAACCCGGAGTCGGGCATTTCAGTCTTGGAGGTCGAACTGACAAACTCGATCGCGCTGTTGTCGGATGATCCCGAATTTGTAAAGAATTTCATGAGATCATCCATGTTGTTTTCAATGGCATCCTCCAGCTCAGCGCGGTCACGCAGTCCCAGCTTGCCGGTCGCGACATCGTGGCGCACACCCAGCTGGGAGAGGAGGACGTAGTCACTCTCGAGATCGCTCATGCTGGTCAGCAGACCAGTACGCAAACGCGTCTGCATCGTCCTGAGAGTGCTGTCACCAAAGAGAATACCGATCTCGGTCGATTCTTCATTGTATTTGAATTGCTGGTCAATGGCATCCATAACAGCATTATACGAGTTCACGAAATCCTCGACCGCTTTCACGATTTGGCTGGTATTGACGGAAGTATTGATATTGATATTGGATGACGCCTCTGTGACTTTTTTCAGACTGAGTTTCACGCCTGGAATCAGATCTTCGATTTCATTATTTGAGCTCGAGACTGTAATTGG of the Candidatus Zixiibacteriota bacterium genome contains:
- the fliS gene encoding flagellar export chaperone FliS, with product MKQALSSYQKMEISGMNQRDLIVMLYNGAIKFLNQARNLLKEQAGDPFSDSIERAHRIIYHLYTTLDFEQGGEVAENLGALYTYIIGQMYVVNSTKDIKIIDDLLVILENLKDGWQNLDLENIEQSSPRVDVMPSGKQTVVSTKV
- the fliD gene encoding flagellar filament capping protein FliD, with the protein product MPGSQGIDGIVSNLNTTEIIKAVMDFERRNIRRMESDIQEKTQKMTVFNSISAKVLSLKVKADKLTRAATFEAAKVSVSDEDYLTATVRGQVSPGQYSVNVEQLASHHQIASQGFATKGTTIGTGEFTFQLGDGSAKTIEVTSENNTLEGLKDAINNSGGAIQAAIINDGSASNPYRLLLTSSKSGADNIIQVSSSLSGGEAPDFDNSSFDTVEKTRWTNGSTAEAVVGDTASYTGTENKTYTFTVAGSGTQTIGTDEIVLNWSDGTESGTLTIAAGYTPGDEIALAGAGSDGLKLSFSDGVLAAGDSFQVQAFTPELQAAQDAKVSLGDSSGGGSPITVSSSNNEIEDLIPGVKLSLKKVTEASSNININTSVNTSQIVKAVEDFVNSYNAVMDAIDQQFKYNEESTEIGILFGDSTLRTMQTRLRTGLLTSMSDLESDYVLLSQLGVRHDVATGKLGLRDRAELEDAIENNMDDLMKFFTNSGSSDNSAIEFVSSTSKTEMPDSGFSVKITQAATQGYLYGDNINDPASSPLEIDSSNYQIKLRVDGIESDVIALTQKTYTSMTELAQEIQTKIDNDSKIGNLGVTVEASGNRLKISSNSYGSNSRVETMGGISASAMDLLGLSTGERYRGDDVQGTINGEEATGSGQMLRGKSNSEFAEGLSLKVTLTPSDIRNGNDSAAISLVTGWANQMEEMLDMFSAEGEGVIANRTDALQTQIDIINDRIAKEEERLKIREESLWRQYQALEESLNKWNSTGSFLSTQLTNVNKNWDMIRGSK